In a single window of the Streptococcus ilei genome:
- the gloA gene encoding lactoylglutathione lyase, with translation MASKMLHTCLRVENLEKSIAFYADAFGFKELRRKDFPEYKFTIVYLGLEGDDYELELTYNYDHGPYVIGDGFAHVALSTPDLEALHAEHKEKGYQVTDPKGLPGTLPNYYFIVDPDGYKVEVIREKSL, from the coding sequence ATGGCTTCAAAAATGTTACACACTTGTTTGCGAGTGGAGAATTTAGAAAAATCAATTGCTTTTTATGCAGATGCGTTTGGCTTTAAGGAATTGCGTCGCAAAGATTTTCCTGAATACAAATTTACGATTGTTTATCTTGGTTTAGAAGGGGATGACTATGAGTTGGAATTAACTTACAACTATGATCATGGTCCTTACGTCATTGGAGATGGCTTTGCCCATGTTGCCTTGAGTACGCCAGACCTTGAAGCCCTTCATGCGGAGCATAAGGAAAAAGGTTACCAAGTAACAGATCCTAAAGGCTTGCCAGGAACTCTTCCAAACTATTACTTTATTGTGGACCCAGATGGCTACAAAGTCGAAGTGATTCGTGAAAAGTCCTTATAA
- a CDS encoding DEAD/DEAH box helicase, with product MTLAFPLLWQEQLQTLGFEQLTEIQERLFEPITQGENVLGVSPTGTGKTLAYLFPSLLKLKPKKAQQLLILSPNTELAGQIFEVAKQWAEPLGLSAQLFLSGSSQKRQIERLKKGPEILIGTPGRIFELIKLKKIKMMNVDTIILDEFDQLFSDSQYHFVDKICHYAPRDHQFIYMSATTKFDPEQIEPNTLTIQVEGQNLDNIQHFYMEVDKREKVELLRKLSNVEDFRGLVFFNSLSDLGSAEEKLQYREVSAVSLASDVNVKFRKVILERFKDHQLTLLLATDLVARGIDIDSLECVVNYEVPRDAETYIHRSGRTGRMGKEGYVITLVSHPEELKSLKKLTPVRPLILKGAQLYIGE from the coding sequence ATGACACTAGCATTTCCACTGCTCTGGCAAGAGCAACTTCAAACCCTCGGATTTGAGCAACTTACTGAAATCCAAGAACGCCTCTTTGAACCTATTACCCAAGGGGAGAACGTGCTTGGAGTCAGCCCGACAGGAACCGGAAAGACTTTGGCCTATCTCTTCCCTAGTCTTCTCAAACTAAAACCTAAAAAAGCGCAACAATTGTTGATCCTCTCTCCCAACACAGAGTTGGCAGGACAAATCTTTGAGGTTGCCAAACAATGGGCGGAACCTCTAGGACTCAGTGCCCAACTTTTCCTCTCTGGCTCAAGTCAAAAACGGCAAATCGAACGCCTCAAAAAGGGGCCCGAAATTCTCATTGGAACTCCTGGCCGTATTTTTGAATTGATCAAGTTAAAGAAAATCAAGATGATGAATGTCGATACCATCATCCTAGATGAATTTGACCAACTCTTTAGCGACTCTCAGTACCACTTTGTCGATAAGATCTGCCACTACGCGCCCCGTGATCATCAATTTATCTATATGAGTGCAACGACCAAGTTTGATCCAGAACAAATCGAACCCAATACCCTAACCATTCAAGTGGAAGGACAAAACTTAGACAATATCCAGCACTTCTATATGGAAGTGGATAAGCGAGAAAAAGTCGAACTCCTCAGAAAACTCTCCAATGTCGAAGACTTTCGTGGGCTCGTTTTCTTCAACAGCTTGTCAGACCTGGGAAGCGCCGAAGAAAAACTCCAATACCGGGAAGTTAGTGCCGTCTCACTTGCTAGTGACGTTAATGTCAAGTTCCGTAAAGTCATTCTGGAACGCTTTAAGGACCACCAGTTGACACTCCTTCTGGCAACCGATTTGGTGGCACGAGGAATTGATATCGACTCCCTAGAATGTGTCGTCAACTATGAAGTCCCTCGAGATGCCGAAACCTACATCCACCGATCTGGGCGTACCGGACGCATGGGCAAAGAGGGCTATGTTATCACCTTAGTTAGCCATCCAGAAGAATTGAAAAGTTTGAAAAAATTAACCCCTGTACGTCCCTTGATTCTCAAAGGAGCGCAACTTTATATAGGGGAATAA
- a CDS encoding polysaccharide deacetylase family protein, with translation MKKSYLKILILILLNLLFIGGIYLAYQKIEEARAIKNYNQQFSKAIQEEEAVEKDKDTILQKGMVGQSYVAAYYPKNNEEPIAVVKERILADVGSLPQEEKKNQQAKELLFYHTERSEDPFVGVHPYQVKKTQYKWKNGKFIKDGIDKLPLLYLTDEGTVFQFSQLFTDADLAKETLLTELRSQLVFLQLGEDRIEELMQTVSASDMASWQFTYNKGVLSITLPVDIEGMETFDVPLSKLYDVIDSARLNPEDLQSYEAYQTQRHAKMVALTFDDGPDPTTTPQALDILNKYHVKATFFMLGKNVSAYPEVAKRVRQEGHEIGIHTWNHPVLTKLPLESAQKEIMDTKEVIQKVTGVQTKITRPPYGSINSAIQYAVDQAFIMWDVDTLDWKTHNTQAILAEVKKQVKPGSIILMHDIHQTSINALPAVIEYLQSQGYTIVTVDELLNHQVESHRLYYNRN, from the coding sequence ATGAAGAAATCCTACTTGAAAATACTTATTCTCATCCTCCTCAACCTCCTTTTTATCGGAGGGATTTATCTTGCTTATCAGAAGATTGAGGAAGCACGCGCTATCAAAAATTATAATCAACAGTTTTCCAAAGCAATCCAGGAAGAAGAAGCAGTTGAAAAAGACAAAGATACCATTCTTCAAAAAGGAATGGTCGGTCAATCTTATGTTGCTGCCTACTACCCGAAAAATAACGAAGAACCTATCGCAGTGGTCAAAGAGAGAATTTTGGCTGACGTAGGCTCTCTTCCCCAAGAAGAGAAGAAGAATCAGCAAGCAAAAGAGCTATTGTTCTATCATACCGAACGCTCAGAGGACCCATTTGTCGGGGTTCACCCTTATCAGGTGAAGAAGACCCAGTACAAGTGGAAAAACGGTAAGTTCATCAAAGATGGGATTGACAAACTTCCCCTCCTTTATCTAACGGATGAGGGGACGGTCTTCCAATTCTCCCAATTGTTTACGGATGCTGATTTAGCCAAAGAAACCCTCTTAACAGAGTTGCGCTCTCAGCTGGTCTTCCTTCAGTTAGGGGAAGATAGAATTGAAGAGCTGATGCAAACCGTCTCAGCAAGTGATATGGCAAGCTGGCAGTTCACCTATAATAAAGGTGTGCTGTCCATCACGCTTCCAGTAGATATTGAAGGTATGGAAACTTTTGATGTTCCTCTTTCCAAACTCTATGATGTGATTGATTCTGCTCGTCTGAATCCTGAAGATCTTCAATCTTATGAGGCCTACCAAACTCAACGTCATGCTAAGATGGTTGCCTTAACATTTGATGATGGTCCAGATCCAACGACGACCCCTCAAGCCCTAGATATCTTGAACAAGTACCATGTTAAAGCGACTTTCTTTATGCTTGGGAAGAATGTCTCGGCCTATCCTGAAGTGGCCAAACGGGTACGTCAGGAAGGACATGAAATCGGGATCCATACCTGGAATCACCCTGTCTTAACCAAGTTGCCTTTAGAATCTGCCCAAAAAGAAATCATGGATACTAAAGAAGTCATTCAAAAGGTCACTGGCGTGCAAACGAAAATTACTCGTCCGCCTTATGGTTCGATTAACAGTGCCATTCAATATGCGGTAGATCAGGCCTTTATCATGTGGGATGTGGATACTCTGGATTGGAAGACCCACAATACACAAGCTATCTTGGCAGAAGTGAAAAAACAAGTCAAACCAGGATCGATTATCCTGATGCACGATATCCACCAAACCTCTATCAATGCCCTTCCAGCCGTGATTGAATACCTTCAATCGCAAGGCTACACCATCGTGACGGTTGATGAACTCTTAAACCACCAAGTGGAAAGTCATCGCCTCTATTACAATCGTAATTAA
- a CDS encoding Gfo/Idh/MocA family protein yields the protein MLKLGIIGTSAISHSFLDAANKTDQYELSAVYSRTLEKARSFSQPYGQVALYDDLIAFLDSDLDVIYIASPNSLHYPQAKLALLAKKHVILEKPAVTTPKEWKELVKLANEHQVYLFEAARNYHEKAFATIQDFLKDKTVLGGHMTYAKYSSKMPELLKGNTPNIFSDQFAGGALMDLGVYPLYFAIGLFGQPESVTYQARQLPNSIDLNGHGSLVYSDFVIGIQAGKDVTSNLPAEIYTTDGTLFISGIEAVSQALFQDHSGNSYQLPITPASHNMLEEAQAFASMMAEGNPTLYQTWLQTGQMVHQTLYAMRQDAGIHFKDEN from the coding sequence ATGCTAAAACTCGGTATCATCGGCACCAGTGCCATTTCCCATTCCTTTCTAGACGCAGCTAACAAAACTGACCAATATGAGTTAAGTGCGGTCTATTCACGAACCTTGGAGAAAGCTCGTAGCTTCTCTCAACCTTATGGACAAGTGGCTCTCTATGATGACCTGATTGCCTTTTTAGATAGTGACCTGGATGTTATCTACATTGCTAGTCCCAATTCGCTTCATTATCCTCAGGCTAAATTAGCCCTCTTGGCTAAGAAACATGTCATCCTTGAAAAACCGGCTGTCACCACTCCTAAGGAATGGAAAGAACTGGTCAAATTGGCTAACGAACACCAGGTCTATCTCTTTGAAGCTGCTCGCAACTATCATGAAAAAGCCTTTGCGACCATCCAAGACTTTCTCAAAGACAAGACCGTCTTGGGCGGCCATATGACCTATGCCAAATACTCTTCTAAGATGCCCGAGCTCTTGAAAGGGAATACTCCCAATATTTTCTCCGACCAGTTTGCGGGTGGAGCCCTCATGGATTTGGGAGTCTATCCTCTCTACTTTGCCATCGGCCTCTTTGGTCAACCTGAATCAGTAACCTATCAGGCACGGCAATTGCCTAATTCAATCGATTTGAACGGACATGGTAGCTTGGTTTATTCTGACTTTGTCATTGGCATTCAAGCCGGCAAAGATGTGACCAGTAATCTACCTGCTGAAATCTATACAACAGACGGCACCCTCTTCATTAGTGGGATCGAAGCCGTTAGCCAGGCTCTTTTTCAAGACCATTCTGGAAACAGCTACCAGCTCCCCATCACTCCTGCCTCTCATAACATGCTAGAAGAAGCCCAGGCCTTTGCTAGCATGATGGCAGAAGGCAATCCGACTCTTTACCAGACTTGGCTCCAAACTGGACAGATGGTTCACCAAACCCTCTACGCTATGCGCCAAGATGCTGGAATACACTTTAAGGACGAAAACTAA